The genomic stretch CACCCTGCCGCATCTAGCAGAAGACTCATTAATCAATAAAATATTAAAAGATAAAGGAATTAAATAAGTGATATTATGAACTGGACAAAAATTATGGAATGCGTCCCCAACTTCAGCGAAGGACGTGACTTACAAAAAATAGACGAGATTGTATCTCTGTTTCGTACCAAGGCAGGCGTAAAATTATTGGATTATAGTAACGATGAAGACCACAACCGGCTGGTAGTTACCGTCGTTGGAGAACCGGACGCCTTGAAAGAAGCTGTGATAGAAGCTATCGGTATAGCAGTAGAACTAATTGACCTGAACCATCACCAAGGACAGCACCCCCGTATGGGAGCTGTAGATGTAGTTCCATTCATTCCCATCAAAGGATGTACCATGGAAGATGCTATAGCGGTGTCCAAAGAAGTGGGACAACGGGTGGCCTCTCAATATAATCTCCCTGTATTCTTATATGAAAAATCAGCTAGTGCACCACATCGTGAAAATCTTGCTGTCATCCGTAAAGGAGAATTCGAAGGAATGAAGGAAAAGATTCACCAACCCGAATGGCATCCCGATTTTGGTCCTGCGGAACGTCACCCCACTGCTGGAACTGTAGCCATCGGAGCCCGTATGCCCTTAGTTGCCTACAATATAAATCTCAATACTCCCAGCCTAGAAATAGCGCATGACATTGCCAAGAAAATCCGTTTTATCGGTGGCGGACTGCGCTATTGCAAGGCCATGGGCGTGGAACTGAAGGATCGGGGTATCACTCAGGTATCCATGAATCTCACCGACTATAGTAAAACCGCTATCTACCGGGCATTCGAAATGGTACGTTTTGAAGCCAAACGCTACGGAGTAAGCATCATCGGCAGCGAAATCGTAGGACTTGTTCCTATGGAGGCCTTGATAGACACTGCCTCTTACTATCTGGGATTGGAAAACTTCTCCATGCAACAAGTGCTGGAAGCACGTATCATGGAATAAACAAGAACAAAGTTATGAGCAACAACTTGATTATCATCAATGCCCACATCGTTACTCCGCAAGGCAGAACCGCCCGGAAAGGAGAAGCCATGAACGAACTTCTCAACATTCCTTGCGGAACGGTAAGAATAACCGACGGTATTATTACCTATGTTGGCGAAAACCGTATAAGCCATGAAAAGCCCGGCTATAAAGTACTTGACGCCAGAGGGAATGTATTGTTGCCAGGATTCGTTGACTCTCATACCCATTTGGTTTTCGGAGGATTTCGCCCCGACGAATTCATCTGGCGGCTCAACGGCGACAGTTATATGAGCATCATGGAACGTGGCGGAGGCATTATCAATACTGTACGTGCCACCCGGGAAGCCTCCTTTGAAGAACTGAAACATAAAGCCGAATGGTTTCTGGATACCATGAGCCGGATGGGGGTCACCACTGTGGAAGGAAAAAGCGGATATGGTCTGGATCGTGATACAGAACTGAAACAACTCAGTGTCATGCAAGTTATCAATGAATGTCCCGACCGGAAAGTAGATATTGCCACCACTTTTTTAGGTGCTCACGCCTTACCCGAAGAATACAAAGGGCGAAGTGACGCATATATTGATTTTCTGATTAACGAAATGTTGCCCATGATTCATCAGAAACAATTGGCCGAAAATTGCGATATTTTCTGTGAAAAAGGGGTATTCACTGTAGATCAGTCTCGAAAGTTATTGAAAGCTGCGCAAGCTCTAGGCTTCGGTGCCAAGTTGCACGCTGATGAAATTGTCAGCTTTGGAGGAGCAGAACTGGCAGGAGAATTGAAGGCCCTCAGCGCCGACCATCTGTTGCAAGCATCCGATGAAGGCATAAAAGCTTTGGCACAAAATAATGTAGTAGCCACTCTATTGCCACTAACTGCCTTTACACTAAAAGAGCCCTACGCCCGTGGCAGGAAAATGATAGACAGCGGCTGTGCCGTAGCCCTTGCCACCGATCTAAATCCAGGCAGTTGTTTCTCCGGTTCCATCCCGCTGACTTTTGCTCTAGCCTGCATCTATATGAAACTGACCGTTGCAGAGGCTATCACAGCCATCACACTGAACGGTGCGGCAGCTCTCGGACGCGCCGACCGCATCGGAAGCATAGAAGCCGGAAAACAGGGAGACTTTGTTTTACTGGGAACCGACACCCCCCATATATTACCTTATTATACAGGTATGAACGCAGTCAAGCTGACCATCAAAGGAGGACGTATTCTAAATTCAAATTAACCAATTAAATACTAATAGCCATGTTAACAGAACTTACCATCAAAGAATTTATCAATAAAGTACTCAGTAATGATCCTGTCCCCGGTGGCGGCAGTGTTTCAGCACTCAATGGAGCCCTTGCCACCTCACTGGCAGCTATGGTAGCCAATCTTACCATAGGCCGCAAGAAATATGTAGAAGTGAACGAAATTATGGAAGATCTTTCTGTTCGTTTCGAAGAACTCACCCGCCAGC from Phocaeicola dorei encodes the following:
- the ftcD gene encoding glutamate formimidoyltransferase; translated protein: MNWTKIMECVPNFSEGRDLQKIDEIVSLFRTKAGVKLLDYSNDEDHNRLVVTVVGEPDALKEAVIEAIGIAVELIDLNHHQGQHPRMGAVDVVPFIPIKGCTMEDAIAVSKEVGQRVASQYNLPVFLYEKSASAPHRENLAVIRKGEFEGMKEKIHQPEWHPDFGPAERHPTAGTVAIGARMPLVAYNINLNTPSLEIAHDIAKKIRFIGGGLRYCKAMGVELKDRGITQVSMNLTDYSKTAIYRAFEMVRFEAKRYGVSIIGSEIVGLVPMEALIDTASYYLGLENFSMQQVLEARIME
- the hutI gene encoding imidazolonepropionase yields the protein MSNNLIIINAHIVTPQGRTARKGEAMNELLNIPCGTVRITDGIITYVGENRISHEKPGYKVLDARGNVLLPGFVDSHTHLVFGGFRPDEFIWRLNGDSYMSIMERGGGIINTVRATREASFEELKHKAEWFLDTMSRMGVTTVEGKSGYGLDRDTELKQLSVMQVINECPDRKVDIATTFLGAHALPEEYKGRSDAYIDFLINEMLPMIHQKQLAENCDIFCEKGVFTVDQSRKLLKAAQALGFGAKLHADEIVSFGGAELAGELKALSADHLLQASDEGIKALAQNNVVATLLPLTAFTLKEPYARGRKMIDSGCAVALATDLNPGSCFSGSIPLTFALACIYMKLTVAEAITAITLNGAAALGRADRIGSIEAGKQGDFVLLGTDTPHILPYYTGMNAVKLTIKGGRILNSN